AGCTAATGTAGTATACACTCCTCCAACCTCAGAAAAACGAATTGGTATATAAAATATATGATGCAATCCAAACGGAACTAAGCCTCTTTCCACAATTCCATAAATAAACATGTAAAAAGGCGGTGTATTCTCACCAGATAATGCAGCTCCCAACGCATAAATCCATTCTTGAACCATGGGCCAAATGAAAGACAAAATAAGTCCAATCCCTACAGAATACACTGCTGTAATTATTGGAACAAAGCGAGCTCCCCCAAAGAACGACAACATTTCAGGCATTCTGAAGTTATGGTATTTATTATATAATGCAGCAGCTACAAATCCCATTACTATTCCACCAAAAACGCCAACCTGTAAAGTTGGAATTCCAAGTTCCAGTGTATGTCCAGCCTCACTAATATTATCCATATTAACTCCAGTAGTAATGCCAATAACTGTATGCATAATTAAATAGCCTACAAGTGCCGAAAGAGCTGCAGGTGATTTTCCACCTGTCCAGCTTCCTGCAATACCTACAGCAAATAAAACACCTAAATTCCCAAATATGGCTCCTCCTGCGCCTTTCATTAAACTGGATATTGTTTGCCAAACAGAATTATCCAAAAAAGGGAAATATTCTATTAAATACGGTGACTGTAAGGTTGTTCCAATACCTAATAATAATCCAGCAGCTGGTAATAGAGAAATGATTACCATAAACGTTTTACCAATGCGTTGAAAAAAGTCAAATGTAAAAAGATTTTTCATTTTAAGCCTCCTTTGAAATCGAATTCATTTAATACGTTTACCGCTTGCTCTCTACAAATATGTAGAGAGCAAGCCGGTTAAAAATTAATTCAACTCTGGCCAATAACCCTTGTTGGCAACAACTAAAGCATCTAACACCTTTCTAGCCTGTGCAGCGGAAACCACCGTTCGATTTAATGTCAATGCTTGTAAGGCTTTACCATAGGACTTTTCTAAATAAGCTTCGACCGTTAGTTTTTCATATGCATACTGAGCTTCAATGAGCCCTTTATAAAATGTAGGTATTTCCCCAACAGCGAAAGGCCTAGGGCCATTTGCTGTAATGCTTGCGGCGACCTCTACCATTGCATCCTCTGGTAAATTGCTCACCAATCCATCGTTTTTCAGAATGACAATAAAGTTATTCCCTTTATTGTAAGCAATGGACTCTGCCACAAATAGGATGAATTCACCGTGTGCATCATTTTGAACGACATCACAGTCCTTTGCCGTTCCGGCTTCCACAGCAAGCGCACAATCTTTAAATACGCGTTTTTCTCGTCCAGCTTGTACTTCATTCGTTCGGGTGAAATCAGGATTTAATTTTTTCAACACTTGATCTGGGTACAGATAATATTGTAAATACGTATTGGGTAAATAGTCAGGAAAATCACGAACAATCTGTTCCACCATTGCATAAGTGTCTAGCCATGATTGATCTCGCTGTTCTGCATCAGCTGGACGAAACCCTCCATCAAGTATTTTTTCCCGTAGCTCTGGTAGAAGGTCATTTCCTTCGGTATCGTATAAATTTGTGAACCAGCCAAAATGATTTAACCCGAAATAAACAGGTTCAAAGTCCCGCTCATGAACGCCTAGCAATTTACCATAAGAGCGAAGTAAATTCTCAGGTTGATCACAAATATTAAGAATGCGATTATCTTTTGGAAATACCTCTTTTAGCGCAACAGCTACAATAGCAGCTGGATTTGTATAATTTAAAATCCACGCATCTTTCGACTTTGCTCGGACATCATTTACTAATTCAATCATGTCACCAATGGAGCGCATTCCATAAGCAAAGCCTCCAGGTCCACATGTTTCCTGACCAATTAATCCCTTGCTTAAAGGAACTTTTTCATCCTTTTCACGCATTGCATAGCCACCCGTTCGCATTTGACAAAGTACAAAGTCTATGTCTTCTGTAAATGCTTTTGCTTTGTCGGTTGTATAACTAAAATGAACCTCTGGATACTCTTCTTTAAGCAATATCTTGGCAAATTCACCTATCTTTTGCTGTCTATTAGCATCAATGTCATACATTACTAACCGGTTAATAGGAAACGTATCCTTTCTAGAACACATTCCTTTTAAGAGCCCAGGGGTGAATGTGCTCCCCCCACCGACAATAACAACATTAAATTTTTTCATTAAGATCCATCTCCTGTTGATTTGATTTTTGTAACTATGAAGATCATAAATGACAAAACAGAAAACGCTTCAAAAATTTCATTTTATGAAACTTTTTAGTTGTATACTATAATACAATCAAGAAGAAGGGAGGATTCATTTATGTATAATTTTATGGTGAAACTATTAAATTTTATTGAGTCTTCAACAGATCATACCAAGTCAGAAATTATTATTGCACAATTTATTTTACGCAATGTAGAAAGAATACCTCATATGACTATTTACAAATTAGCAGAAGCCTGTCATACATCTCCTGCTACTATTACTAGATTTTGCAAAAAATTTGATGATATAAATTATAAAGAGCTAAAAGAACGTGCACGTACATTTATTGAGTACAATACAAATGAAGTGATGGTGGAATATGCGGAGAGCAAATACAGCGCAGGTAAATTAAATGATTATTTTGAACAATTACAACTATCTTTACAAGAGACAAAGAAATTATTATCATCAAAAGAGATTATTATAGCCACTCATAAAATCCGTCAAGCAGTCAAAGTTTCATTTTTTGGTGTAACCTATTCTCACCTACTAGCAAGAAATGCGCAATTCAAATTTACACGTCTTGGTAAAAATGCCACTGCATATAGTGACCCTGAAAATCAAATTATAGAAGCAAAAACGATGACAGCTAACGATGTAGCTGTAGTCATTTCTTTTTCAGGAGAAACTAGATTTGTCGTTAGGCTCGTTAAGGTGCTTAACAAAAATAATATACCTATCATCGCTATTACAGGATTTCCAAATAGTTTTCTAGCAGAAAATGCTAACCAAACCATCTGTATTAGTAGCCATAAAATGGATTACTTTAAGTCTCCTGTAGTAGAAGAAATCAATTTATTAAGTGCCGTTAACTCTATTTATCTCGCCTACTCCATGATTTTTAAATAATCATATTGGTTTAATTAGTAAAAAACCACGCTATCTACAAATCATGCAGACAACGTGGTTTCTTCGCTTCTTCTTTGTTTCAATCGCGACCAGTAAATAATCGGTATTAACATGAGAGCGACCGACGCGCCAATAAATCCTAAAATCGCATAGTTGAAATAAGCAACAATGACTCCTGAGATGATACTGCCAAAAGAACCTCCGAGCGCTACCCAAACATCAATTGATCCTTGCGTTTTCGCTCGGTTATGAATCGTCGTTGAATCAATAATTATAGCTGTGCCACTTATGAGTCCGAAGTTCCAACCAAGACCCAATAAAAAGAGAGCAATCGTTAAACCAACTAATGAATTTCCCGGAACAAAAGCCGCTAAAATTCCCGAGATAGCTAAGGTGATTGCGGAAGCAGCTCCCATAGATTTCCTACCAACACGATCTACCAATGCCCCTGTGCCAAGTGATGACAATACATCGCCGCAATATGAAGACCGATGACCACTCCGATGGCTGTCAATCCACCACCATGATTTTGCATATGGCTGGCGTCAACGTCATAATCGCAACCATAACGACTTGAGAAAATACTAACAGCATCGCTCCTGCAAAAACGCCAATCTGGTTAGCTTTATGAGCAAGACTAGATTCTGTAGACGATCCAGGTGGTTTCTGGCTTGCTTCATAAACCGCAAACGCCCTTGCCACGAGTAATGGATCTGGTCGCATAAACAAAAATATCGTCAATCCAGCTAAAAGATAAGCCACTGCAGCAAGGATAAACGGACCTGCTAACGGATGTATGTTGATTGCTTTTGCAACTTCGCACATAGGTGTAACCAGATTTGGACCAGCTACGGATCCAAATGTTGTGGCAACCATCGCAACACTGACAGCTTTCGCCCTTTGTTTTTCAGAAGCTAAATCCGCACCTGCATAACGCGCCATTAAATTCGTTGCTGTTCCAGCGCCATAAACAAATAAAGATAAAAATAACAAACCAACACTATGGATGTTCGTAGCAACAATGACTCCAATGGCGCCAATTCCCCCCGTAATAAACCCAAAGGCCAATCCATAACGACGGCCTAAACGCTGCGTCAACCGTCCTACAAGATAAGCCGCAAGTGCAGACCCAAGCGTAAATAAAGCTGCTGGTACACCAGCAAAACTTTCCGTTCCTAACATATCCTCAGCAAGCAGAGCTCCAACGGTAATCCCAGCAGCTAAGCCTGCCCCGCCAAATATCTGTGACAGTAAAACGATCCATAACGATTTTTTATACACTTTTGCCTCTCTTCTGGCGATTCCATATAAGACTGGATTAAATTTGCATCCTCTTTCATTGCCTCTCCCCCTTTGCTTTAACCGCACGAGCTACTTTTCAAAACCGTTAAAATCATCCTATCGCGTTATAACCAAACACACAAGGTTTACCAAGATACCCGTGTATGTATTGTACTAAAATCGCCTAAGTGATCGCTATGTATCTGTTTATGGCTTTATTTATGTACGAATTAAAAAAGAAAGTGATGATACAGTAGCAGGACGGTTAAATGGGAGAACAGCGTGTAGTAGATGCTACGTTTTTTGACCAGTCTTAAACACCTCTCCACCGAAGAATAAAGAAACAAAAAAATTGAATATGTCATGCCCAAGCAACGAGCTTAATAATCTTTTATAAACAAAAGTTATAAAGTAATAGAAAAAGCGTATTGGTCAGCCTGTATTTCGTTGTTTATAATAGCTTTAAGACAGTCAAAAATTTAAAATTTCCGAATTAACTAATATTAATTTGATAACGCTTTAAAGATGTTGTTATTTCTTTCTTGCCAATTATTTTATCAAAGGGGACAAATCGATGTTACTGAATCCTGTTGTATTATCTGTATTAGCTTTAGTTGTTTTAAGCCTAGCGCGTGTGCATGTAATTTTCGCTTTACTCATTGCATCTATCGTCGGAGGAATAAGCGCAGGAATATCACTGGAAGAGACATTCACCTTGTTAATTGGAGGACTCGGAGGGCAAGGTGAGACAGCGCTTAGCTATATTCTTTTAGGTATTTTGTCCGTTATGATTGCAAGGTCTGGTATCACTACTCTTTTCATTCAACGCGTATTACCTTACATGCAAGGAAGACGTGCCATAGTACTATTCTTGTTAGCAGGTGTAGCCAGTCTCTCGCAAAATGTTGTTCCTATACATATCGCCTTCATCCCGATCCTAATCCCGCCACTTCTGGCCATCTTTAATAAAATGAAAGTAGATAGAAGGGGAATTGCAACAGCATTAACATTCGGTCTAAAAGCTCCTTATATACTGATTCCTATAGGATTTGGCTTGATTTTCCAAAACATCATTGTCGATGAAATGAAAGCGAACGGGATGGAAATTGGCTTATCGCAAGTTCCTTTAGCCATGGTCATTCCAGTAGCAGGGATGGTCATTGGATTAGCTATTGCTATCTTATATACGTATCGAAAACCTAGAGAATATCATGAGATCCCAACACAATTTACAAATGATGCAGCAGCAACCAACGATAAGACCAATGCAAGTTGGCAGTGGCAACACTCTGTGACCCTTCTTAGCTTAGCTGTTACCCTGACCTTGCAGCTTGTGTATGGATCACTTGCACTTGCTGCGTTAGGCGGTATTTTAACCATGCTTGTGCTTCGTGCCGAAACATGGCAGAGTGGAGACGTTATTGTGGAAGATGGAGTAAAAATGATGGGCGTTATCGCATTTGTAATGTTAATTGCTTCCGGCTATGCCGCTGTTTTAAAAGAAACTGGGTCCGTTCAAGCACTCGTACAATCTGCAAGTGCTTGGCTTGGAGACAGTCAGTTCTTAGCCGCTGTTGTCATGATGATCATTGGAATGCTAGTCACTATTGGCATTGGCACCTCTTTTGGGACCATTCCGGTATTAGCAGCTATATTCGTTCCCATATGTGCAAGCTTAGGATTTAGTCCTTTAGCAACAGCTGCCTTAATTGGTACATCAGGTGCTATCGGAGATGCCGGCTCTCCTGCTTCCGACAGTACATTAGGACCTACATCTGGTTTAAACGTCGATGGTCAACATCATCACATCTGGGATACCTGTGTGCCAACCTTTATTCATTATAATATTCCACTATTTATTTGTGGCATTATCGCTGCATTGGTTTTATAGGACGGATAGCTTTCATAAAGTGAAACAAAAGCAATCTATACTTGCCTTGTTTATCAAGATAGATTGCTTATTGAAATGATTATAAGTTTCTACTATATTTTAAAACAAAGTTAATCTTTAAGTATTCCATTACTTCTACAATAATGGCAATAAAATACGAATGATCGTACCTTCCTCTCCCTCGGGATGTTTTTGCTCTTTCATGAACTTTTCGCTCATCGTTTCCCCACAACAAAGCTCCCTTTCACGTCTTCCCCCCATTTTAGTTCATATGTTTCACCCTGATGAATTGATCCTACCCCTTCAGGAGTTCCCGTATAAATAATATCCCCTTCCCGCAAGCCGAAATGTGCTTGAAGATAGTCCAAAATCGTCTGGAAAGAGAAGATCATGGAAGTAATATTTCCCTGTTGAACTACTTCTCCGTTACGCAACAATGAAAAATCCTTTTCCACACAAGCCGCTTCCCCAGGAAAATCCCAAAAATCTGTGATTACAGCTGCATGCTTAAAGCCTTTCGCTAATAGCCAAGGATGCCCCTTCTTTTTTAATTCAGCTTGTACATCTCTTAACGTCAAATCTACTCCAAGCGCCATCTTGGTGACCACATCTTCAACCTTCGAATCATCCGCTACATTTTTTCCTATGTATAAAACGATCTCAAGCTCATGATGAATATCCCCTTTATCAAATGAGTAAGGGATAACTTGACCATGGGCTGTTACGAGAGAGTTTGTCGGTTTAGAAAAAACTATTGGTCGTTCAGGTACAGCATTACCAAGCTCAGCAGCATGATCTGTATAATTACGACCGATACAGAAGATATTGTTTATGTTCATTCGTATCACTCCTTCTAATGGGTTATTTTTCCTCATAGTATACCATATATTCTGACAATCCAAGCCACTACCACACTCTTCCAACCGTATGGTGCTTAAAAATGACATTTCTCCAAACATCCGTTTAAAATACGCGAATTATCATGCACATGACTATAACCTTCTGTACTTAAGTGCTACAATTAACATGTACATGTTGCTTCTGTTACTTTCAATGTATCATTCGTTCTAAGCTGAAGAAGCTAGCAGTAATACAGTAAAGGAGTGGAAAATTATGCAACAACAGCAATTGGAAAAAATGAAAAATGGAAAAGGATTTATCGCTGCACTTGACCAAAGTGGGGGCAGTACGCCAAAAGCCTTAGCTGCTTATGGAATCAAAGAAGACGCATATTCGAATGAGGACGAAATGTTCGATTTAGTACATGAAATGCGCACACGGATTATTACATCCCCGGCTTTTGATTCCAATTATATTTTAGGAGCAATTTTATTCGAGCAAACGATGGACCGTGAAATTGAGGGAATGTATACAGGCGATTATTTAGCTGAAAAGAAAGGTATCGTACCGTTTTTAAAAGTAGATAAGGGCCTTGCTGAAGAATCGGACGGCGTACAGCTTATGAAGCCAATCCCAGACCTTAAAGCGCTATTAAAGCGTGCAAATGAACGGCACATTTTTGGAACGAAAATGCGCTCTGTTATCAAAGACGCCAATCCAGAAGGCATCAAAGCGGTTGTCGACCAACAGTTTGAAATTGGTAAACAAATTATAGCTGCTGGCTTAGTACCTATCATTGAACCAGAAGTAGATATTAACAGTCCGGAAAAAGAAAAATGCGAAGAACTATTAAAAGCGGAAATACTACGTCATCTTAATAGCTTGAACGAGTCAGAACTTGTCATGTTAAAATTAACCATTCCTACGGTACCGAATACGTATAAGGAGCTCATCGAACACCCAAATGTCGTTCGTGTTGTTGCCCTTTCTGGCGGCTACTCTAGAGACGAAGCAAACGCAAAACTAAAAGAAAATGACGGTCTGATCGCTAGCTTTTCTAGAGCACTAAGTCAAGATTTAAATGTTAATCAGACAGATGAAGAATTTAACCAAGCGCTGCAACAAGCAGTTAAATCCATTTATGAAGCTTCGATTTAAAGAATTATAAAATGAAACTTCAATCGGTGGTGTTTTCTTCATCCCCCACTGATTGTTAGTTGAATGAATTGGGCTTTTATTGGCTGTTGATCCCCCACTTATAATTCTTGGCTTCTCCTCGAATTCCTGAAGTGGGGGCTCTTACAAGTAATTAACCTGCGATAAAAGTATCTTCCGATTTCTCTTTTCCTATAATAATGGTATTTATTACTCGTTTTCAGGGGTACAGTAATACGATTTCCGGCTTTTTTCTCGATTATTCCTTAACCGATCAGAATACTGATACAAGGTTCGTTATTGAAGCGTACTATCGGATTATTTTTGAAATGGTAACCCCGTTTGTGACGTTGTCGTTTGGTTAAGTAACGTATTTTTGTAAAGTAAATAGTACGAAGCAGCTGACCAACTAAAGTTTTTCGTACTTAAGCCTTTTCCAGTTTCCGGATTATAGTTCTCACGAATCGATCCATCACCTAGTAGACCTTCTGCATGATTAAATAGTTTCTTCGTCAATGTTTTTGCCTCTTTGTTGTAGCCATAATTTTGTAATGCTTCAATACCGAACAATGCTTGGTCCATCCATACCGGCCCGCGCCAATAATGATTTGGATCATATTTTGCATTATCCTTGGAAGCTGTTGGGAATGGCATATACGTATTAAATTTGTTCGGGTCGATCATATTTTGAACCACTTTTTCCGCTTGCTGCTTATCTGCTAATTTGGCCCAAAGCGGGATCCATCCTTCCGTTCCCTTCCCTCGGTTTGTTAACAGCTTCTTCTTGGAACCGTCTTTATTTATTTGTAGGTCATAGAAAAAGCCTGTTTCCTTATCATACATATGATTTTTCATATAATCTTTAACGTTTTTTGCTTCGTTTGTAAATTGTTTTGCATCTTTTGGTTGTTTTAATTCTTTTGCCATCGACGTTAAAAAGCCTTTTTCAGCATATAAATAGGCGTTCAAATCAGCCGATTCCTGATTAATGGAATAACCAATGACTTCATTCGCCTTATTCCTATTTTCAAACACTAAAACACCTGGATCTCCTTGACCTACGCCTTCTTTATCAAAGCGGGTTGCATTATCCATGCCACTTTCCCATGCTGCTGCCTCGATAACAGCATCTTCGTTCAGCTTTGGATTACCTTCAGTATCTTTGATAATTTCGTTAGCTTCATTTCTTTCCCAGTTTGCATCGCTTACAGTGCTACCATATTCAGAAATACCGTTTTGATCGTGATCTCGATTTGTATACCACCATTGATGGTATGCTTTTAATTTTGGATACATTTCTTTGAGGAATTTCTTATCTTTTGTATGCTCGTAAACGTTCCAAACGGCCCACGCCGCCAAAGGTGGCTTGGAGTTTCTTTCATTCCAGTTTCCGCCTTCTCCTCCGCGGGGTGGATCCTGGTTATAGAAAATCGCATCGATAATCGCTCCCTCATCTTGTGGTCGTACTTTATCATTGGACATAATTTGATAATCGAATAAAGCACGGATATTATTTTTCGCAAGCTCTGGATTAAATTCTGCTAATGCTACAGCCTGTTTCCAGGAATCCCATGCCCACATACCGATGAACCATTTATAGGACATGGACGGAATAGTTCCATCATGCTTAATCGCCCCAGCTGGGCTGCGCCAGTTCGTCATCAGTGTTTCAATTGATTTAGTGGCAACTTTTTGATATTCCGGGTATTTTTCATATGTTTTTTTGTTAAACGTTTCATCCAAATATCCTTGCCATCGTTTTTCGTTATCCTTAAAATGTTTTTTCGCTTGCTTCATGTATTTCTTTACTTTTTTCTGTTCTGCCTTTAATTCTTTGTTTGTAAATGTATAGCTTTCTGTCGTATAAGTTGTAAAAATTTTCCCAGGCTTAATTGTCACAGGCGAACGTAATGCTGTCACATATTCATCCCCATTAACGGCTGTTTTTACGGGTTGATCATGAGCAATCAAATATGCTGCTTCGTCGGTAGAAAAGTACATCCATGTTTCTCGTATATTTGCAAAATTAACTTGAACGCCATGCTTCGTTGCTTGTAAACTTTGCTCTAAATTCAAGGTATAACTGCCTTCTTCTATTTTGTTTAGCAATGCACCGTCCCAGGAAACGTCAATATGCAATGGTTGTTCCGTTTTATTTTTGATTTGCGTCTGGATCATAGCTGTTCGATTGCTGACAAAAATAAGCTCTAACATTAAATCAAAATCATCCATTTCATATTGTTGAACTAATCGACCTGGATAATAGGTAAAATCTAAACGATTGCTGTCACTTAAATCATATACTTGATTCGTATCTGTATTGCTGATCGAAATTTTATTTATCGCCTTAGATAAATTCACCGGATACTCCTCAGCAATAACGATTGGACCCGCAAACCCTCCAAACAATTCTTCTGCATCGTAATCCGGTAAATAGTAACCATGCCAAGCACCCAAATCGGAAAAATGGTTAAACTTGTTGGTCGAATACGTGCCGTATATGTCAGCTGTAGGGGCTGCAGATATGTCCAGCGTATTTGGAAATTGTTCAATTTCAGGGAGTTTCCCTTTTGCAGAGACAGTCGACCCACTAATACTTGCGCTAAACAATAAACATATAGCCAATGAAACCAAACCTATTTTTTTTAGTTTATGTGTCTTCTTTTTTGTCATACCTTTTCTTCCTCCTGATGATTTAGAATTTACATTTACTTACAAATGAACACACTCAGATTATTGCCCGTTTTCATTTCTCCTTTCAAAAATATATGTTCCATTATTTGTATTTTCATTCACATGTTTGTTACACTGTAAAAAGACCAAGTTATATAATGTGCTCTGCTTTACAGCTATCAAGCACCCTATCTTGTCCTTTCATTGTTCACATAACCTTCCCAACCAACGGAACATCGATTTGTAGTGTCTTAGCTCCCTTCTTTCGTTCATTTGATTTGTGCAACGTCGTGAATAGATATGCAAACTTCATGCCAACCTTGTAAAATGTGTTAGGAAAGCGGTTTTTCAGGAATTAAAAACACGTGTGCAATTTTTTTGCACACGTGTTCAAACAAATTTTGTTCTATTATCTAAGGTAATCTATTGTTAACGTCGCACTATATACACGTATTCCTCTACCATACAAATATAACTTTTATAGATTTAAATCACATTCATCATTTGCTTCGCACTATTTCTGTCTTTATCAGAAAGAGGTTTCTTCAAAAAGCCGATAATAAAGCATGTTATTAAAGACCCTAATAAGATACAACCAATGTAAAGCAACGGTTTATTGCTGGCAATTGGAATAACAAAAATTCCACCGTGAGGAGCTTTTAAGGATATATCCATTGCCATACATACAGCTCCTCCAACTGCTGCTCCAATTATATTTGCAGGAATTATTCTTAATGGATCTGCAGCTGCAAACGGAATTGCTCCTTCTGTAATAAAACTGGCCCCTAAAACATAGCTTGCCTTACCTGCTTCAACTTCTTGAAGCGTAAATCTATTTTTAAATATCGTTGTGGCTAGCGCTATACCGATTGGAGGTACCATACCACCAACCATTAACGCTGCAGATGGTTCAAAAATATTTGCCGCAAACATCGCTAAACCAAATGCGGAAGCTGTTTTATTAATAGGCCCGCCCATATCCGAAGCCATCATTCCAGCTAATAAAGCTCCTAGTATAGCTGCATTAATTCCCGTCAATCCTTTTAACCAACCTTCTAAAAATTCATTTAGCAAGGACATTGGTGTATTTAAAATAAAGAACATGAATGCACCAACAATAAATGTACTAATTAAAGGAACGACTAAGATAGAAACTAATCCTTGGAATGATTTTGGAATTTTAGCCATCGACTTACCAATGAATTTAGCTGCAAAACCACCGACGAATCCGGCTATCATTCCACCAAGAAAACCAGAACCACCTATACTGGCCATCATCCCACCAATCATTGCAGGAGCTAGACCTTGTTTATCAGCAATACTAAATCCGATAAAGCCTGCTAAAATTGGGATCATTAAAGCAAATGCTGCTTCACCTCCAACCTGACTAAAGAAATGTGCAATAATATTATATTGATCACTTTCAGGATCTGCAGCGTAAATACCAAACATAAACGAAATAGCAATGAAAATACCGCCAACAACTACGAATGGAATCATATAGGAAACCCCACTCATAATATGCTTATAGAAATTCAAACCAGATTTTTCTTCTGTTTGAGGCTCTTCTATAATTTCTTGTTCAGTTACACTCGAATCTTTAATATTGTAAGATAATGCTTGATCAATTAATTCATCAGCATGATTAATTGCTTTCTTTACAGGTACGTCAACAAATCGTTTTCCACGTAATATGGAGGTATCAACCCGTACATCATGAGCAATTACGATAGCATCTGCATGTTGAATGTCTGCTGGTGTAAGTTTATTCTCAGGACCATTAGCACCGTTTGTTTGAATTTTTACATTCATGCCCCGTTTTCTTGCAGCTTCTTTCAATGACTCTGCTGCCATGTATGTGTGAGCAATCCCCGTCATACATGCAGTTATTCCCACCACATATTTTCCACTTGCAGATTCATCATTTAAAGCTGGCTTTTCTAATTTTTCTTGTTCCTGAATCGCTTTTATTACATCAATTTCTGATGTTGCAACAATTATCTTTGCTCGGAATGTCTCACTCATGAGAAAAGTCGATAGCTTCGATAAAAGGGATAAATGCTCATTTGGAGCATTTTCTGGAGCTGCAATCATAAAGATTAAATTGGTGTGTTGACCACCATAATCAACTCCTTGTAGTGACCTTCCCATTATTATTGTAGGCTTCGTAATAGATTTACATTGCGCGTGGGGAATGACCACACCATAACCTACAGCAGTTGAAATCTCATTCTCTCTTTTATAAATTGCCTTTTTAAAACGTTCAGGATCTGTTGTCAATCTTCTCTCCGTTAACTTATGGATTAACTCATCAATGACTTCTTTTTGATTGTTACCTTGAAGATTTAAAATGATGTTATCTCGGGTTAAAATATCTACTAGTTCCATTTTACTTCCCTCCTAATCATGATATTTAACCAAAGTAGAGATGAGCTTTGTTTGTTGAATTAAATAAGTCCATTTTATGCTTTACTACTTCTTTGGCTGCATTCCGAGCACTTGGCATAATGACATCCGGCTCATATGCTCCTTGATTATCTTTTAAAAAGCGTCGCATCTCTTGAAAGAATGCACTTTTCATATCTGTTGATAAATTAATTTTTGCAATCCCGTGCAAGTATGTCTGTGCTATCTCTTCGTCCTTGTTATCACTTCCACCGTGAAGTACAAGAGGAATCTCCACTTTTTGATTTATCTCAGCAAGTAAATCCAATTTCAATTCTGGCTTTCCTGCATGTTTATATTGCCCATGTGATGTTCCAATAGCAACAGCCAATGTATCGATACCGGTCTCTTCTACAAACCTCTTAGCGTCATCAGCGTCTGTATATAAAATTTCATCAGCTCCACCTTCTGAACTTCCTTCATTTGAACCAATTGTGCCTAATTCAGCCTCTACGGACACATTTACATCATGA
This genomic interval from Virgibacillus pantothenticus contains the following:
- a CDS encoding 6-phospho-alpha-glucosidase, with protein sequence MKKFNVVIVGGGSTFTPGLLKGMCSRKDTFPINRLVMYDIDANRQQKIGEFAKILLKEEYPEVHFSYTTDKAKAFTEDIDFVLCQMRTGGYAMREKDEKVPLSKGLIGQETCGPGGFAYGMRSIGDMIELVNDVRAKSKDAWILNYTNPAAIVAVALKEVFPKDNRILNICDQPENLLRSYGKLLGVHERDFEPVYFGLNHFGWFTNLYDTEGNDLLPELREKILDGGFRPADAEQRDQSWLDTYAMVEQIVRDFPDYLPNTYLQYYLYPDQVLKKLNPDFTRTNEVQAGREKRVFKDCALAVEAGTAKDCDVVQNDAHGEFILFVAESIAYNKGNNFIVILKNDGLVSNLPEDAMVEVAASITANGPRPFAVGEIPTFYKGLIEAQYAYEKLTVEAYLEKSYGKALQALTLNRTVVSAAQARKVLDALVVANKGYWPELN
- a CDS encoding MurR/RpiR family transcriptional regulator, coding for MYNFMVKLLNFIESSTDHTKSEIIIAQFILRNVERIPHMTIYKLAEACHTSPATITRFCKKFDDINYKELKERARTFIEYNTNEVMVEYAESKYSAGKLNDYFEQLQLSLQETKKLLSSKEIIIATHKIRQAVKVSFFGVTYSHLLARNAQFKFTRLGKNATAYSDPENQIIEAKTMTANDVAVVISFSGETRFVVRLVKVLNKNNIPIIAITGFPNSFLAENANQTICISSHKMDYFKSPVVEEINLLSAVNSIYLAYSMIFK
- a CDS encoding Na+/H+ antiporter family protein, which gives rise to MLLNPVVLSVLALVVLSLARVHVIFALLIASIVGGISAGISLEETFTLLIGGLGGQGETALSYILLGILSVMIARSGITTLFIQRVLPYMQGRRAIVLFLLAGVASLSQNVVPIHIAFIPILIPPLLAIFNKMKVDRRGIATALTFGLKAPYILIPIGFGLIFQNIIVDEMKANGMEIGLSQVPLAMVIPVAGMVIGLAIAILYTYRKPREYHEIPTQFTNDAAATNDKTNASWQWQHSVTLLSLAVTLTLQLVYGSLALAALGGILTMLVLRAETWQSGDVIVEDGVKMMGVIAFVMLIASGYAAVLKETGSVQALVQSASAWLGDSQFLAAVVMMIIGMLVTIGIGTSFGTIPVLAAIFVPICASLGFSPLATAALIGTSGAIGDAGSPASDSTLGPTSGLNVDGQHHHIWDTCVPTFIHYNIPLFICGIIAALVL
- a CDS encoding fumarylacetoacetate hydrolase family protein codes for the protein MNINNIFCIGRNYTDHAAELGNAVPERPIVFSKPTNSLVTAHGQVIPYSFDKGDIHHELEIVLYIGKNVADDSKVEDVVTKMALGVDLTLRDVQAELKKKGHPWLLAKGFKHAAVITDFWDFPGEAACVEKDFSLLRNGEVVQQGNITSMIFSFQTILDYLQAHFGLREGDIIYTGTPEGVGSIHQGETYELKWGEDVKGSFVVGKR
- a CDS encoding fructose bisphosphate aldolase, which encodes MQQQQLEKMKNGKGFIAALDQSGGSTPKALAAYGIKEDAYSNEDEMFDLVHEMRTRIITSPAFDSNYILGAILFEQTMDREIEGMYTGDYLAEKKGIVPFLKVDKGLAEESDGVQLMKPIPDLKALLKRANERHIFGTKMRSVIKDANPEGIKAVVDQQFEIGKQIIAAGLVPIIEPEVDINSPEKEKCEELLKAEILRHLNSLNESELVMLKLTIPTVPNTYKELIEHPNVVRVVALSGGYSRDEANAKLKENDGLIASFSRALSQDLNVNQTDEEFNQALQQAVKSIYEASI